Below is a genomic region from Leucoraja erinacea ecotype New England unplaced genomic scaffold, Leri_hhj_1 Leri_530S, whole genome shotgun sequence.
AGCACCAGCTAGTCTCCGGACCCCGGGCCCCTGCACTTCCCCCTCAGctggtgtggaggggaggagggggggggtgcctGGACCCAGGACACAAGGCCAGCCAGCGTCGGGTGGAACTGAATCGTGGATGCAAGAGTCGCCTCTCCTCTCAGCAGGGCAACTGAACCCCACAGGACCGCCTGTTTATCCAGCTCACCCCACCCTGCAGGaacccaccccctcaccctgcAGGAACCCCCTCCCCACTGTGGAGCTGGTGTACTCGGGGAGGGGCAAGCGAGGAAAGAGACAACCATACTCTCCCTCCCCTGGGCAAGGGACGGGGAGATCGGAGCGGGAATCCATTCCCAATCGGTCTTTGGTCTCTGGATTTGCTCTGATTTACTTTGTCGTGGAATAAAGGTGAATTTTGACAAGCCCATTGTCCTTGGTGAAagggaggtggggatggggggttAAGGAATGTGTAGAGGCATCTCCCGGTGAGTATAAAATATAAATAGTGTCTGCATCCATCATTttccacacggagggtggtgggtgtatggaacaagctgccaggggaggtctttatagcgtggaaacaggtcctttgtcccaccgagtcgaGGTCAATTataaggttaatccccgggatggcgggactgtcatacgctgagagaatggagcggctgtgggcttgtacactctgtggagtttagaaggatgagagggtgatctcattgaaacatatatgagattgttaagggtttggacacgctagaggcaggaaacatgttcccgatgttgggggagtccagaaccaggggcacacacacacacacagtttaagaataaggggtcggccatttagaacggagatgaggaaacacttttccacccagagagttgtgagtctgtggaattcattgccacagatggcggtgggggccacaagtcagtggagattgataggctgTTGATTAACGGGGAGAAGGCTGATAGGCTGTTGATTaatgaatggggttgggagggagagatagatcagccgtgattgattgacggagtggactagatgggccgaatggcccgattcTACTCCTACAACAGCTGGGTGTGTGgctttgtgaggcagcatctctactgccctctctctgtgtcgCCCCTTGCTGCCACTGACAGCCGGACATTCACCAGTGTCCAGTTTGATAATCAGTGCTTTTATTAATACAGTTAATCATCGCAACCAAAGCCAGAAATTAATGCACAGATCCCGCGATTGTTCCCTTGGAGTCATTGCAATCCCtctcaggagggggagagagagagggacaaggAGAGGGGTTCGAGGCACAGACAGGGAGGAGGCAGCTATGGTGCAGCTTTATCGAGCGTTGGTCAGGCCGTGTTTGGagaattgcgtgcagttctggtcacccccattGCAGGATGTGGAGACATTGaataaggtgcagaggaggtttaccacaatgctgcctAAATGAGAGGGTTTCAGCTGCCAGGACTCGGAGTGCAGTGTCGGACGGaggctgtggggagacctgatatagaggtatataaaatggtGAGAGGTGTAGATAAGGGGGCGAATGTCAAAGTAGAAGGCACGGTTTTGTGACAGTGGatctagatcagctgacatctagagcagcggatgcaatagatgaggttggaggagatgcaggtgaacctctgtcgcacctggaacgactgcttggatccttgaacaGAGTCAAGGGGGGGGTGTTTGAGTCGATGTACTCATCTCATGGTTACAGAAGTCCCAGAGATATTCCCATCGCCCACTCCCGGGgttagacacacacatacacacaccacaccctagagagagagagagataccacAGAGAGGCGAGCGTAGACTGAGGGCGACCAGCGCAACGGCAAGTGTTCCCTTCACCCGTCAGCACGAGCTCGTCTCCGCCAGCAGAGTGTCGAGGATGGTCTCGCAGAGGTAGAGGGCACGAGGGACGTGGAAGCAgcctgggggaggggagagggggagaggaggagagagtgagaggccGGCACGCTctgcgttcccccccccccccccccccccccccccgctgtcacCCCGTCGATGCTCTACCTTTGTACGGTCCTCCCTTGAAGGTGTGCGTGACCGACCCCTGTCGGCTCAGGTACCCGAACCATTCTCCGTGCTCCCCGTCCGGGAACTACAGCGGAAATAACAGCGTCAACCCACGGAACTGCACACGGGAAGGGGATATCACACACGGGGGAAGGATATCACAGACGGAACCACACAGGGGGggagggatatagaaacatagacaacaggtgcaggagtagaggccattcggcccttccagcctgcaccattcgccattcaatatgatcatggctgatcatccaactcagtatcctgtacctgccttctctccataccccctgatccctttagccacaagggccacatctaactccctcttaaatatagccaatgaactgtgtggcctcaactaccttctgtggcagagaattccacagattcaacactctctgtgtgtgtgtgtgaaaaaaaatgttttcctcatctcggtcctaaaagatttcccccttatccttaaactgtgtgtgaccccttgtcctggacttccccaacatcgggaacaatcttcctgcatccagcctgtccaaccccttaagaattttgtaagtttctataagatcccccctctcaatcttctgaattctagcgtgtacaagccgagtctatccagtctttcttcatgacagtcctgacatcccaggaatcagtctggtgaaccttctctgcactccctctatggcaataatgtccttcctcagatttggagaccaaaacaatcttcccgcatctagcctgtccaaccccttaagaattttgtacatttctataagatcccccttcaatcttctaaattccaacgagtacaagccgagtctatccagtctttcttcatatgaaagtcctgacagtcCTTGATACCATAGACGGAACCACACACGCGGGAGGGACATggaaaacatagaacatggggacgtagcagggggaggggggatcgtGGGGGGattgtgagggggggtgagggggtgaggggcgatcgtgggggggggagggggggctactTACGTGGTCGAAGGTCCAGCTGAAGACCTGGCGGAAGTGTTGGAGCAGGCGCGAGTCCCGGCTTAACTGGTAGCCCAGCAGGAGGGCTACCAGCGCCTCTGTGTGTGGCCACCACAGCTTCATGTCCCACTCCAgctgcgggggggtgggggggtggagagagaggggtaaggTGGTGGAGGGAACaacggagagaggaaggggggattaGATGAGagcggaggagggggtgggaagggggggggggttgaaggaagggaacgagggggaaggagaggagggagggcggaggggagagggggagagcggggaTGGGAAGAGGGCAAAAGGTGGACAGGAGGGTGAGGGAGTAGCCAGAGAATCTGTTGGATGCTTTGAGTTGGAGGCAGGGTCGAtgtggacagagacagagagagagacagagcaacagacagacagagcgagagacagacacagagagacagacagagagagagagacagacagacagagagagagacagagagagacagacagagagacagacagagagacagacagagagacagacagagagagacagacagagagatacagagagagagatacataatgagagatacagaaagagagatacagacagagagatacagacagagagatacagacagagagatacagacagagagacagacagagagacagaaagtGAGAGGAGGGTGCGGGAGACAGAGGGACGTGGGGTGGGTGGGAATGTGTACGAgagggaagaggtggggggggaagagatgagggagggggaaagggagggcaggggtgggtggggggtggttgaGAGGTGGAGGGTGGGACAGTCACGGAGGGGTCTTGCAGCTCGAGTAGGGGGTGTACGGCAGGTGGGTGGGGTTGTTCACCTGGGTGGGCTGTGGCCGTCCACGTCCAGCAGGAGAGAACAGCCCCCCCTCCCTGGGGGTCCCAGCCCCGAGGCGAGAGGGATGCAGGATGAGGAGCCCTCCAGCGCAGACGTGATCAGGGAGCTCGGAGCCTCGCCTCTGTCCCTGACGCAGAAGAAAACCAGCCGGCCTCCGGGCGCATGAGCCGGGGAgcacaggggggagaggggtggggccagagggggtgagagagggatgggtggagtgtggagagggagggggaggagggggtgagagaggggaggggggggggggtggagaggttcagagggagggggaaggaggagagggagaggccagGGGGGGGCATGAGGGTAGGGGATGAGGAGAGTTttaggtgtgtgggggagagggaggaggggggacttgagaggggaggaaagatgggggtgaagagagagggaggggggagctattctgagagagggggggagagggtagactGGGATGCCTTGTGGAAGGAAGTTAACTCCTGGCCAATTaacatgggagggggaggggagggggaggggggggggagggaggagggaggggggagggagagggaggggggggagagggaggggggaaactaaaggagaggggagggggagaggggaatggaggggagggggagggggagagaggaggggagagggggaaaagattttggGAGGGGGAGGACTTCCCctcgggaggagggggggggggagagagggagggggagagcggagtggagggggagagaggagagggggaagaagaggagagggagggctgagagtgagggaggggggcaagagagggccggggaggagagggaggggagagagaggagtatACAGGgttagaggagagggagagggagaggggcccgCACAGGAGAGGGGGCCCACAGACTTTGGAGGGgcctggaggagagggggggagaggcagcatctggggggagagaagggagggatagagagagagggagggggagagagggggagagaggggggagagagaacccATCTCGAAAAAGAGTACCCCCCACAGAGGATCAAAGGAAGGCTGGTCACAGAGAAATGAACGGCAGTGgcagcgagagagagacagagagaaaggagagagggggagagagaaagagggaggggggagtcgaacggagatgaggggggagagagggagacggggagggggaggtaagggaggagggagggataagggagggaggaggggaaacgaagggaggggagaggaaaagaggaggggaggggagggggagggggagagagggagggaggggagagagggcgagggggagagggaggggagaggagagggaagaggagagggagggagagggaaggggaggggggagagggcgggaaagtgatagaggggggagacggggggggagagggggaggatagagggaggagagggggaaggaatgggggagaaagggaggggaagagatagaggggggagacggggggggggggggggggaagaggagcagggtgagggggggagagttcAGGCTGCGGGGTGATTCACCAAACTATATCCCACTTCCCGCCCCTCATCACACAGGATGGCTCCATAAAGGGGAGGGAGGAAAGCTAGAGGGTGACCCACACCCAGGACCTGGGGGTGGGGAGCGACCGCGGAGATGGGGGACCCACCAACACCTCTGAAGGACCTGAGTGCCACCAATACTGGGAAGACTGTttcctgggggagggggagagagggagaggacaggGGGTGTGTACGTTATcagcagcttaaggataaggggaaatcctttaaaaccgagatgagaagaacttttttcacaccgagagtggtgaatctctggaactctctgccacagagggtagttgaggccagttcatgggctatatttaagagggagttagatgtggcccttgtggccaaggggatcagggggtatggagagaaggcaggtacgggatactgttggatgatcagccatgatcatattgaatggcgaatggtgcaggctcgaagggccgaatggcctactcctgcacctaatttctatgtttctatggttctatgtaccTGGGTTCTGCAGCCGGCCCTGACATCCCGGTAACTCCTTGCCGCCTGGCGACACCATCTCCAGGACAACGGTCCCGTCACGCTGCaacaggggggggggtggcaggttaGAGAGTTATCCCCCATCATCATCGCATGGTAGAGCTGGGGTGAGGagctgggggagagagggggaagggggacccAATagcctcaataccaccaaacgcTACTTTCTGAAGAGGCTGAAGAACGTTCACCTGTCCCctcccagatcctgtccaacgtctaccgctgtaccatcgacaGCATCCTGACCCCCTGCTTCACTGTGTGgttcagcagctgcaccacagcggacaggaaggcacaggcactgcaacgggtgatgAAAACCACCCATCACATCACCGGTGCCCCGctgcctgccatggatgccctccgcCACAAACGGTGtcaggaaaatcatcaaggaccccatcgcaccccaaccatggactatttgccccacaggagcctcaggtctcgcaccagcaggctgaggaacagcttgttccaaaataccattaccctgctgaactcacaggcccgatgctagctatcttttatactagaaacatagaaacatagaaattaggtgcaggagtaggccattcggcccttcgagcctgcaccgccattcaatatgataatggctgatcatccaactcagtctcccgtacctgccttctctccataccccctgatccccttagccacaagggccacatctaactccctcttaaatatagccaatgaacttgcctcaactaccctctgcggcagagagttccagagattcaccactctcggtgtgaaaaaagttcttctcatctcggttttaaaggatttcccccttatccttaagctgtgaccccttgtcctggacttccccaacatcgggagcaatcttcctgcatctagcctgtccaaccccttaagaattttgtaagtttctataagatcccctctcaatctcctaaagtctagagagtataaaccaagtctatccagtctttcttcataagggacagtcctgacatcccaggaatcagtctggtgaaccttctctgcactccctctatggcaataatgtccttcctcagatttggagaccaaaactgtacgcaatactccaggtgtggtctcaccaagaccctgtacaactgcagtagaacctcccttctcctataatcaaatcctctatggcaagaatgtctttcctcagatttgggagaTTCAAAAACTGTATGCAAATACTCCAGGGTGTGGTCTCTTATATCTGTACATATTTATTTGCCTGTGtactagtttaattcatccacattgcacatatagttttaaccagtatttttaccaccttgcactctgattagatgctaaactgcattttgttgtacctgtacttgtatttgtgcaatcaatcaaatcaatgaAGCAAGGTTCCTGTGCCTGAGGGcttggggagaagaggggaggggggtggagcgtGGGGTTTTACCTGCAGGTGCTGGGAGGATCTGGTTGGTACACCAGTCACCGAGCTGCCGGTATCGGTCAGCCCTCCCCGGCGCCCCCTCCTCCAGCTGGTGAACCAGGCACAGCAGCATCATCGGCACGGCCAGGGAGCTGACGGGGGGGTCACCGGCCATGGGGGGACGTCCCAGACCAGACGGGTCCTCGCACGCCCACACACGCACCTGCTCCATCATCTCCTCCGCCTCCTTCTGTACaccggacacagagacacagagagagtcaGAGTCTGCTAGAAGCAGCCCTCTCATCCTTAACCtgcccaacattccccatctacactagtcagggtgatacagtgtggaaacagccccctcatccttaacctgcccaacatgccccatctacactagtctgggtgaaacagtgtggaaacaggcccttcagcccaacttgcctacactagcccaacatgccccatctacactagtcacagagtgatacagtgtggaaacaggcccttcagcccaacttgcccacaccgcccaacatgccccatctacaatagtaccatctgcgtttggtccatatccctccaaacctgtcctatccatgtacctgtccaactggttCTTAAATATTCAgacagtcccagccttaactacctcctccagcagctcactccatatacccaCAGGTATATTTCCTGTGTGGAaatgttaaccctcagattcctattaattctttcccccttcaccttgaacccttgtcctctgatcctcgattcccctactctgggcaagagactctgcccaatctattcctctcatgattttatacacctctataagctcCCCCCTTATCATCCTCCtgcggtgggggtgtgtgtggagtcAGCACGTAGTTGTGGGTGAGTGGGGCAACATTTAAGGGTGTTTAGTGGGTGGGGGTGCTGGTGCCTGCAGGGTGTCTAAGGGTAACAcagtgtgggtgcagggtgtgggggtgtgggtgtgggtgagtggggAGGGCTTGTGGGTTGTGTTGTGCAGGGTAtgtggtgtgtgggggcagggtgtgggtgggggtgtccTTGGGGGGCacagggtgtggggtgtgtggggcaggtgtgtgggtgtggggtgtggtgtgggagcagggtgtgtgggtgggggtgtgtgggagcagggtgtgggtgtgagtgggcgcagggtgtggggtgtgggggcagggtgtgggtGGTTGTTGTGGGGcagagggtgtgggtggggtgggtgggcagTGGGGCAGGGTGCATGTGGGGGAGAATGGGgcagggtgtggggtgggtgctgTGGGGCAGGGTGTCGGGGGAGaatggggcagggtgtggtgttTGGTCTGGGGCAGGGTGtgtggggcagggtgggggtgtgtggggacagggttgtgtggggtgggggtgatgggcagggtgtgggggagaatggggcagggtgtgggtgggtgtgtgtgggggcagggtgtggggagagaatggggcagggtgtggtgggggtgagtggggcagggtgtgggtgtgtggggcagggtgggggtgtgtgtggtcagggttgtgggggggggtgagtggggcagggtgtgggggagaatggggcagggtgtgggtgggtgtgtggggcagggtgtgggggagaatggggcagggtgtgggtgtgggtgagtggggcagggtgtgtgggtgggggtgtgtggggggagcagggtgtgtgggtgggggtgtgtggagcagggtgtgggtgtgggtgagtggggCAGGGTGTGGGTTGTGTGGAGCAGGTTGTGTGGGTTGAGTGGGgcagggtgtgggtgggggtcggAGTGGGGCAGGGACTACTTCTTAGGGAGAATGGGgcagggtgtgggtgggtgggtgagtggggcaGGGTGCTGTGTGTGGGTGTTGGAGCAGGTTGtggtgggtgaggggggcaggggtgtggggggggggtgagtggggcagGGTGTGGGGGAGAATGGGGCAGGGTGTGGGTGTGAGGGCTGTCACCTGGTACTTGTGCTGCTGGGTCACCCTCCACAGCTCATCCATGGCCAGTGTGTAGAAGCACTCGCTGAAGATGGTGCGCTGAACCTTCACCGGCTCTCCCGCCCTCGTCACCGCGAACGCCAGCTTCCGGGAGCCGGGGTACGGAGCCGCATACCGCAGGAGAAACTCACCGCCTGTGGGgagagcccccccctcccccccgacacG
It encodes:
- the renbp gene encoding LOW QUALITY PROTEIN: N-acylglucosamine 2-epimerase (The sequence of the model RefSeq protein was modified relative to this genomic sequence to represent the inferred CDS: deleted 1 base in 1 codon), with the protein product MSLEELAKFRDRIVEELDRTVDFWLKHSHDRENGGFFTCLSRDGTVYDDLKYIWLQGRQVWMYCRLYRCLPRFHRQEILDAAIAGGEFLLRYAAPYPGSRKLAFAVTRAGEPVKVQRTIFSECFYTLAMDELWRVTQQHKYQKEAEEMMEQVRVWACEDPSGLGRPPMAGDPPVSSLAVPMMLLCLVHQLEEGAPGRADRYRQLGDWCTNQISQHLQRDGTVVLEMVSPGGKELPGCQGRLQNPAPPQLEWDMKLWWPHTEALVALLLGYQLSRDSRLLQHFRQVFSWTFDHFPDGEHGEWFGYLSRQGSVTHTFKGGPYKGCFHVPRALYLCETILDTLLAETSSC